The proteins below are encoded in one region of Clostridium fermenticellae:
- a CDS encoding YbaK/EbsC family protein, translating to MSLESVKQYFKDKNLPYQIIEMEQSTATVELAAKAIGVEPALIAKTMAFKLKDRNILILSEGDSKVDNKKFKDYFHTKAKMLNADEVLDFTGHPVGGVCPFGLRTQMDIYLDESLKKFEYVYPAAGSCNSAVKLTPKEISAITLGTWINVCK from the coding sequence ATGAGTTTAGAAAGTGTAAAACAATATTTCAAAGATAAAAATTTGCCGTATCAGATTATAGAAATGGAGCAAAGCACCGCTACTGTTGAATTAGCTGCTAAGGCTATTGGAGTTGAACCTGCTTTAATAGCAAAAACGATGGCTTTTAAATTAAAAGATAGGAATATACTGATATTATCAGAAGGCGACTCCAAAGTTGATAACAAAAAATTCAAAGACTACTTTCACACAAAAGCTAAAATGTTAAATGCCGATGAAGTTTTAGACTTCACCGGTCACCCGGTTGGAGGAGTTTGTCCATTTGGATTGAGAACTCAAATGGACATCTATCTTGACGAATCTCTTAAAAAGTTTGAATATGTATATCCTGCTGCTGGTTCATGTAATTCTGCTGTAAAACTGACGCCAAAAGAAATATCAGCAATAACTTTAGGAACCTGGATAAATGTATGTAAATAA
- a CDS encoding MBL fold metallo-hydrolase: MKSVNIYYLYNSGFYLETEGNIFIFDYFYDKPYGHARALNTGVIPEEVIKSNKKIYVFVSHNHSDHFNPLIFDWANMNPKIRYILSSDVKVNGIFNKYYTLNINETRRFDDLYVKAYGSTDEGISFLINVNGITIFHAGDLNWWHWKEDSDDDNLRAEEWFKREILNLKSERIDIAFFPVDPRQEEYYYIGGEYFINNIKPKFFIPMHFGNTSGITHKFSIHMQNCGTKIIEIDKRGCNIKIEF, translated from the coding sequence TTGAAGAGCGTAAATATTTATTATTTATATAACAGTGGATTTTATCTGGAGACAGAAGGTAATATATTTATTTTTGATTACTTTTATGATAAGCCTTATGGTCATGCCAGAGCATTAAATACTGGTGTAATTCCAGAAGAAGTTATTAAAAGTAATAAGAAAATCTATGTTTTTGTATCACATAACCATAGTGACCACTTTAACCCTTTAATATTCGATTGGGCAAATATGAACCCAAAGATAAGATATATTTTAAGCAGCGATGTAAAGGTTAATGGAATTTTTAATAAGTACTATACTTTAAATATAAATGAAACCAGGAGATTTGATGATTTATATGTAAAGGCATATGGATCGACCGATGAGGGTATATCTTTTCTTATAAATGTAAATGGTATTACAATCTTTCATGCCGGGGATTTAAATTGGTGGCACTGGAAGGAAGATAGTGATGATGATAACTTAAGAGCTGAAGAATGGTTTAAAAGAGAAATTTTAAATTTGAAATCGGAGAGAATTGATATTGCTTTTTTCCCTGTAGATCCAAGACAGGAAGAGTACTATTATATTGGCGGAGAGTATTTTATAAACAATATAAAACCAAAATTCTTTATTCCAATGCACTTTGGAAATACATCTGGTATAACACATAAATTTTCAATTCATATGCAAAATTGCGGCACTAAAATAATTGAAATTGATAAAAGAGGATGTAATATAAAAATTGAATTTTAA
- a CDS encoding VOC family protein, whose product MKFKFDHNNINVLDLEKSIKFYSDALGFKEERRKHADDDSFILAFLKDESSSHALELTWLRDRKEPYNLGDNEIHLAVRTDDFDAAYELHKKMGCICYENHKMGVYFIKDPDGYWTEILPMK is encoded by the coding sequence ATGAAATTTAAATTTGATCACAATAATATAAATGTCCTTGATCTTGAAAAGAGTATTAAATTTTATTCCGATGCCCTTGGATTTAAAGAGGAAAGAAGAAAACATGCAGATGATGACAGTTTTATACTTGCATTTTTAAAGGATGAGAGTAGTTCTCATGCACTTGAATTAACATGGCTCAGAGATAGAAAAGAACCTTATAATCTCGGAGATAATGAGATACATTTGGCTGTTAGAACAGATGATTTTGATGCAGCATATGAATTACATAAAAAGATGGGATGTATTTGCTATGAAAATCATAAAATGGGAGTATATTTTATAAAAGATCCAGATGGTTATTGGACGGAGATTTTACCCATGAAATAG
- a CDS encoding shikimate kinase, whose protein sequence is MKNLSGKNLVLIGMPGCGKTVIGEMLSKILSRKFVDIDEYIEKTVNKTISQIFKNGEQCFRDIETKVVSEISRREKLVISTGGGVIKNLDNIKNLSQNGIIIFIDRPVDNIAADVDIQKRPLLKDGAEKLYELFEKRYELYKKYCDFKIDNDTTPEGTVQKILQLFSN, encoded by the coding sequence ATGAAAAATTTATCAGGTAAAAATTTAGTTCTTATAGGAATGCCAGGATGCGGTAAAACAGTAATAGGAGAAATGCTTTCGAAAATTTTAAGTAGGAAGTTTGTGGATATTGATGAATATATAGAAAAGACTGTAAACAAGACGATAAGTCAAATATTTAAAAATGGAGAACAGTGTTTCAGAGATATTGAAACTAAGGTTGTATCCGAAATAAGTAGAAGAGAGAAGTTAGTTATTTCTACGGGTGGCGGCGTTATAAAAAACTTAGACAATATTAAAAATCTGTCTCAAAATGGAATTATAATTTTTATAGATAGACCTGTAGATAACATAGCAGCAGATGTTGATATACAGAAAAGGCCATTGTTAAAAGACGGTGCTGAAAAATTATATGAATTATTTGAAAAAAGGTATGAATTATACAAAAAATATTGTGATTTTAAAATAGATAATGATACTACACCTGAAGGAACTGTACAAAAAATATTGCAATTATTTTCAAATTAA
- the aroE gene encoding shikimate dehydrogenase translates to MKSCFYGLVGEKLGHSFSPYIHSLILEKLNLNGNYNLFEIEKENLESAVIGLKFLGCRGANVTIPYKIDIIKYLDNISGEAKSIGAVNTIDFKDGKLTGYNTDYYGFGLMLKKNKVELYNKRAIVLGTGGVSKAVYHYFVDNGIADIVFVSRDLNNIKKDKDINIIEYKELRNINCADVIVNCTPCGMYPKIDESPVDKNIIARFGTAVDLIYNPIETRFLKCAGELGIKGINGLYMLVAQAVVSEEIWNDITIDAEVIDDIYEKFRISRGI, encoded by the coding sequence ATGAAATCTTGTTTTTATGGACTTGTTGGAGAAAAACTAGGGCACAGTTTTTCTCCTTATATACACAGTCTTATATTAGAGAAGTTAAATTTAAATGGAAATTATAATTTGTTTGAAATAGAAAAGGAGAATTTAGAAAGTGCAGTTATAGGGCTTAAGTTTTTAGGGTGCAGGGGGGCAAATGTAACCATACCTTATAAAATCGATATAATTAAATATCTCGATAATATATCGGGTGAAGCAAAATCAATAGGGGCTGTAAATACTATAGATTTTAAAGATGGAAAATTAACCGGATATAATACAGATTATTATGGATTTGGTCTTATGTTAAAGAAAAATAAGGTGGAGCTATATAATAAAAGGGCAATTGTGCTTGGAACAGGTGGAGTTTCAAAAGCCGTATATCATTATTTTGTGGACAATGGTATTGCCGATATTGTTTTTGTAAGCAGAGATCTAAATAATATTAAGAAAGATAAAGATATAAACATAATTGAATATAAAGAACTTAGAAATATAAATTGTGCAGATGTAATTGTGAATTGTACACCTTGCGGAATGTATCCGAAGATAGATGAATCTCCTGTGGATAAGAATATAATTGCCAGGTTTGGTACAGCTGTGGATTTGATTTATAATCCAATTGAAACAAGGTTTTTAAAATGTGCAGGGGAGCTTGGAATTAAAGGGATAAATGGATTATATATGCTTGTTGCACAAGCTGTAGTTTCGGAAGAAATATGGAATGATATAACGATTGACGCAGAAGTAATAGATGATATATACGAAAAATTTCGGATATCAAGGGGTATATAA
- a CDS encoding bifunctional chorismate mutase/prephenate dehydratase, producing the protein MENLKDLRQRINKIDDEMIKLFEERMHVSRSVADYKLKHSMQILDKKREEEVISKNLSKLKDKSIKIETEYFLNQVMYISRVLQGKVIGDLNTKKGCENSEKNVYKVGFQGVPSSFSYQALMEYFKGSARALNFQTFEDVFNALKLKKIDYGVLPIENSSTGGIAEVYDLFRKYGFFIVGEKSIKVEHNLLGVKGAKLDDIREVFSHNQAFMQSSEFLNKYSGWKLIPYYNTAKSAEYISEQNNKSKACIASKNSAELYNLDILKENINYNNNNYTRFAIIGNYIENDSSNNKISIIVSIPHKVGTLYEILKCFKKNNLNMMKIESRPTKNKCWEYFFYIDFYGNLSDSNTSDALNCIKEQSLYFKMLGNYRAED; encoded by the coding sequence ATGGAAAATTTAAAGGATTTAAGGCAAAGAATAAATAAAATAGATGATGAGATGATAAAACTATTTGAAGAAAGAATGCATGTATCAAGAAGTGTGGCGGATTATAAGCTAAAACATTCTATGCAGATATTAGATAAAAAAAGAGAAGAAGAGGTTATATCAAAAAATCTCTCTAAGTTAAAAGATAAGAGTATAAAAATTGAAACTGAGTATTTTTTAAATCAGGTTATGTATATCAGCAGGGTACTGCAGGGTAAGGTTATAGGAGATTTAAATACAAAAAAAGGTTGTGAGAACAGTGAAAAAAACGTATATAAGGTTGGATTTCAAGGAGTGCCATCATCTTTTAGTTATCAGGCATTAATGGAGTACTTTAAAGGAAGTGCCAGGGCACTGAATTTTCAGACATTTGAAGATGTCTTTAATGCACTTAAGCTTAAAAAGATAGATTATGGTGTTTTGCCTATAGAAAATTCATCAACTGGTGGAATAGCAGAGGTTTATGATTTATTCAGAAAATATGGATTTTTTATTGTTGGTGAAAAATCAATAAAAGTTGAACATAATCTATTAGGTGTAAAGGGAGCTAAATTAGATGATATAAGGGAAGTATTTTCTCATAATCAGGCGTTTATGCAGTCAAGTGAATTTCTGAATAAATATAGTGGATGGAAATTAATACCATATTATAATACGGCTAAGAGTGCAGAATATATAAGCGAACAAAATAACAAGAGTAAGGCATGTATAGCAAGTAAAAATTCTGCGGAACTCTATAATCTGGATATATTAAAAGAAAATATAAATTATAATAACAACAATTATACTAGATTTGCAATAATAGGAAATTATATTGAAAATGACAGTAGTAATAATAAGATAAGTATAATAGTTTCTATCCCACATAAGGTAGGAACACTCTATGAAATTTTAAAATGCTTTAAGAAAAATAATCTGAACATGATGAAAATTGAATCCAGGCCTACGAAAAATAAATGCTGGGAATATTTTTTCTATATAGACTTTTATGGAAACCTATCAGATTCTAATACATCTGATGCACTTAATTGTATTAAAGAACAGAGCTTATATTTTAAAATGCTTGGAAATTACAGGGCTGAAGATTAA
- the aroC gene encoding chorismate synthase has product MSGTWGSKIKLSIFGESHGAGIGIVIDGIKPGFKIDKDYIMYQMKRRAPGDGKFSTTRKENDEFEIMSGIFNGRTTGTPICAVIRNENTKSKDYEKTKNLMRPGHADYTGYIKYEGFNDYRGGGHFSGRLTAPIVFVGALCRKILYDKNIVIGSHIKSIKDVNDRSFDISDDSLNVKKVEGLSKQEFPVLDSSVREKMQNTILNAKKDGDSVGGIVEAAVVNLPAGIGDPFFDSIESKLSHILFSIPAVKGVEFGAGFDITRMLGSEANDEYYMTKDKSVSTYTNNNGGILGGISNGMPLIFKVAIKPTPSIAKVQRTVDIDKKENESIEIKGRHDPCIVVRALPVIESAAAIAIMDLL; this is encoded by the coding sequence ATGAGTGGAACGTGGGGGAGTAAAATAAAACTCTCAATATTTGGTGAATCACATGGAGCAGGTATTGGAATAGTTATAGATGGCATTAAGCCCGGATTTAAAATTGATAAAGATTATATAATGTATCAGATGAAGAGAAGGGCACCTGGAGATGGCAAATTTTCAACTACCAGGAAGGAAAATGATGAATTTGAAATAATGAGTGGTATTTTTAATGGAAGAACAACCGGCACACCTATATGTGCTGTAATACGTAATGAAAATACCAAAAGTAAAGACTATGAAAAAACTAAGAATTTAATGCGGCCGGGACATGCAGATTATACCGGATATATTAAGTATGAAGGGTTTAATGATTATAGAGGAGGAGGACATTTTTCTGGAAGACTTACGGCGCCTATTGTATTTGTAGGCGCCTTGTGCAGAAAAATCCTATATGATAAAAACATAGTAATCGGGAGTCATATAAAGAGTATCAAGGACGTTAATGACAGATCGTTTGATATCTCCGATGATTCTTTAAATGTGAAGAAAGTAGAAGGTCTTTCAAAACAGGAATTTCCTGTTCTTGATTCTAGTGTAAGAGAGAAAATGCAAAACACAATATTAAATGCTAAAAAAGATGGTGATTCAGTCGGAGGAATTGTAGAAGCAGCTGTTGTAAATTTGCCGGCAGGAATTGGGGATCCATTCTTTGATTCGATAGAGAGTAAACTTTCACATATTTTATTTTCTATTCCTGCAGTAAAGGGTGTTGAGTTTGGAGCTGGTTTTGATATAACAAGAATGTTAGGCTCTGAGGCAAATGATGAATACTACATGACAAAGGATAAAAGTGTAAGTACATATACAAATAATAATGGTGGAATACTTGGTGGCATAAGCAATGGAATGCCGTTGATATTTAAAGTTGCAATTAAACCAACTCCGTCGATTGCTAAAGTACAGAGAACAGTTGATATAGATAAGAAAGAAAATGAAAGTATAGAGATTAAGGGAAGGCATGATCCATGCATTGTAGTACGTGCATTACCTGTTATAGAATCAGCAGCAGCAATAGCGATTATGGACTTACTTTAA
- the aroA gene encoding 3-phosphoshikimate 1-carboxyvinyltransferase yields MKYTKINPVKLKGEVKIPPSKSISHRALICAGLSKGITNIKNIIFSEDINATCNAISNFGACVEIKKDEVKIKGISKSNIRDSNINCFESGSTLRFLIPIAAVTGESVTFHGKGKLAYRPLTPYYDIFRDHNIFYKNDDGKLPMTVKGKLKPGEYKLKGNISSQFITGLLFSLPLLNGDSSIIVTTELESRPYVDLTLDVLRKFSINIQNNNYRRFIVKGNQEYRSCNSYNVEGDFSQVVFWAIASILGEKIVCKNVHKDSIQGDKIVIDILKEMGAEMEVFEDYIIFKPSNIHGTTIDASQCPDLIPALAALAAVSSGTTNIINAGRLRFKECDRLHAITSELDKIGADISEKKDGLLIHGKEVLKGGTVFSWNDHRIVMALACISSKCKEPLIIKDSECVKKSYPDFWNDFKMLGGNLDEWNVGE; encoded by the coding sequence ATGAAATATACTAAAATAAACCCTGTAAAGCTTAAGGGAGAAGTTAAAATACCACCATCTAAAAGTATATCACATAGAGCTTTAATATGTGCGGGCCTTTCTAAAGGGATCACAAATATAAAGAATATTATATTTTCTGAGGATATAAATGCGACATGTAATGCAATCTCAAATTTTGGTGCTTGTGTAGAAATAAAAAAAGATGAGGTAAAAATAAAAGGTATATCAAAGTCTAATATTAGAGATTCTAATATAAATTGTTTTGAGTCGGGTTCAACACTTAGATTTTTGATACCAATAGCAGCGGTGACTGGTGAAAGTGTTACATTTCATGGAAAAGGAAAGCTTGCTTATAGACCACTTACACCTTATTACGATATATTTAGGGACCATAATATTTTTTACAAAAATGATGATGGGAAGCTTCCAATGACAGTAAAAGGAAAGCTTAAACCAGGAGAGTATAAACTTAAAGGGAATATAAGTTCTCAGTTTATAACGGGACTTTTGTTTTCACTTCCACTTTTAAATGGAGACTCAAGTATTATTGTAACTACAGAACTTGAATCGAGACCATATGTTGATTTAACACTCGATGTTCTCAGAAAGTTTTCAATCAATATACAAAATAACAATTATAGGAGGTTTATAGTAAAAGGAAATCAGGAGTACAGGAGTTGTAATTCTTATAATGTAGAGGGTGATTTTTCACAGGTAGTATTTTGGGCAATAGCCTCTATACTCGGTGAAAAAATAGTATGTAAAAATGTGCACAAAGATTCTATTCAGGGAGATAAGATAGTAATTGATATACTAAAAGAAATGGGAGCTGAAATGGAAGTTTTTGAAGATTACATAATCTTTAAACCATCTAACATTCACGGAACGACAATAGATGCATCTCAATGTCCTGATTTGATACCGGCACTTGCAGCACTTGCAGCAGTAAGCAGCGGAACCACAAATATAATAAATGCTGGAAGGCTTAGATTTAAGGAATGTGACAGGCTGCATGCCATAACGTCTGAACTTGATAAGATAGGTGCTGATATAAGTGAAAAGAAAGATGGACTTTTAATACATGGAAAGGAAGTTTTAAAAGGTGGAACAGTATTTAGTTGGAATGATCACAGGATAGTCATGGCATTAGCATGTATATCTTCTAAATGTAAAGAACCTCTTATAATAAAAGATTCTGAGTGTGTAAAAAAATCATATCCTGATTTTTGGAATGATTTTAAGATGTTAGGAGGAAATTTGGATGAGTGGAACGTGGGGGAGTAA
- the aroB gene encoding 3-dehydroquinate synthase produces the protein MKILKISLKNKSYDIYIDRNIVTSIGKYIRKIYSGKKIAVVTDSNVDKLYSNILIDSLSKEGFETSKLVIKAGERSKNLDTLKDIYKYFCESRIRRSDIIIALGGGVVGDITGFAASTYLRGVKYIQVPTTLLAQIDSSIGGKVAVDLTFGKNLVGNFYHPEAVFIDPEILNSLNSKFFNDGMGEVIKYGLINDKNFVQKLMNYKDKDELLCNIEEIIYTCCSVKKEIVQMDEFDTGERMKLNFGHTFGHAVEKIFNYEKYTHGECVALGMAYITERSEKRGYTKKGTYETIRRILNKYNLPCEMPEVDKRLLFEAITLDKKTQFDIINLILLKEIGKANIVKLKLQELKNYIDI, from the coding sequence GTGAAAATTCTTAAAATAAGTTTAAAAAATAAATCTTATGATATCTATATAGATAGAAATATTGTAACTTCAATAGGGAAATATATTAGAAAAATTTATAGTGGTAAAAAAATAGCTGTTGTTACAGATTCAAATGTGGATAAGTTATATTCAAATATTTTAATTGATTCACTTTCAAAAGAAGGCTTTGAAACAAGTAAGCTAGTTATAAAGGCAGGAGAAAGAAGTAAAAATTTAGATACTTTAAAAGATATTTATAAGTATTTTTGTGAATCAAGGATCAGAAGGTCGGATATTATAATTGCACTGGGTGGAGGAGTAGTAGGAGATATAACAGGTTTTGCCGCATCGACATATTTAAGAGGGGTAAAGTATATACAGGTTCCAACTACGCTTTTAGCCCAGATAGACAGCAGTATAGGCGGAAAAGTTGCAGTTGATTTAACCTTTGGTAAAAATCTAGTTGGTAATTTCTATCATCCAGAGGCTGTCTTTATAGATCCAGAGATTTTAAATTCACTGAATTCTAAATTTTTTAATGATGGAATGGGAGAGGTTATAAAATATGGTCTTATAAATGATAAGAATTTTGTACAAAAACTTATGAATTATAAGGATAAAGATGAGCTTTTGTGCAATATAGAGGAAATTATATATACATGCTGCAGTGTGAAAAAAGAAATAGTTCAGATGGACGAATTTGATACAGGAGAAAGGATGAAGCTGAATTTTGGACACACTTTTGGTCATGCTGTTGAAAAAATTTTCAATTACGAAAAATATACACATGGAGAATGTGTAGCTCTAGGCATGGCTTATATAACTGAGAGAAGTGAAAAGCGTGGCTATACGAAAAAAGGAACATATGAGACTATAAGGCGAATTTTAAATAAGTATAATTTACCATGCGAGATGCCTGAGGTTGATAAACGACTATTGTTTGAAGCGATAACTTTGGATAAAAAAACACAATTTGATATTATAAATTTAATTCTTCTAAAGGAGATAGGAAAAGCTAATATTGTAAAATTAAAACTTCAGGAATTAAAAAACTATATAGATATTTAA
- a CDS encoding prephenate dehydrogenase: protein MEDHDFRLNIVVVGLGLIGSSFAMALKKLKPKNIWGIDKDKDTVDIALSKNIIDKGFTSERYILKTADITVIALYPENTVEFVKENIKNFKKNSIIIDVSGIKSKVVEDINSFLPEDLEFIGTHPMAGRENRGVKYARDDIFNGTNYVITPSCRNKEKNLDLIESIAKKIGFKNVVYTSPKEHDDMIAFTSQMPHVLAAALIDSITDESDVNLFIGGSFKDVTRVALINPELWAELFTVNSDALIGKIEKFEESLDRIRTAVKLKDRQTLCAIFKDVTYKRKQIF from the coding sequence ATGGAGGATCATGACTTTAGGTTAAATATTGTTGTAGTTGGACTTGGACTAATAGGTAGTTCATTTGCAATGGCACTTAAAAAATTAAAACCTAAAAATATCTGGGGTATAGATAAAGATAAAGATACTGTAGATATAGCTCTCAGTAAAAATATCATAGATAAAGGATTCACATCTGAGAGATATATATTAAAAACAGCGGATATAACAGTAATAGCTTTATATCCTGAAAATACAGTTGAGTTTGTAAAAGAAAATATAAAAAATTTTAAGAAGAATTCTATAATAATTGATGTGTCAGGAATAAAATCTAAAGTAGTAGAAGATATAAATTCATTTTTGCCAGAAGATTTAGAATTTATAGGGACTCACCCTATGGCTGGAAGAGAAAATAGAGGTGTAAAATATGCTAGAGATGATATTTTTAATGGAACTAATTATGTTATAACACCAAGTTGTAGAAATAAAGAAAAGAATCTTGATTTAATAGAAAGTATTGCAAAGAAAATTGGATTTAAAAATGTTGTATATACATCTCCTAAAGAGCATGATGATATGATAGCATTTACAAGTCAGATGCCGCATGTTCTGGCAGCTGCACTAATAGATTCAATAACTGATGAGTCAGATGTAAATTTATTTATTGGTGGAAGTTTTAAAGATGTAACAAGAGTAGCTTTGATAAACCCAGAATTGTGGGCTGAATTATTTACGGTAAATTCAGATGCACTGATTGGTAAGATTGAAAAATTTGAAGAAAGTCTTGATAGAATAAGGACAGCTGTAAAACTTAAAGATAGACAGACACTTTGTGCCATATTTAAAGATGTTACGTACAAGAGGAAACAGATTTTTTAA
- the aroF gene encoding 3-deoxy-7-phosphoheptulonate synthase, giving the protein MIVIMMPGTPEQEVMSLKRRIEDKDVRVSVTKGDKYYVLGLVGDTTAIDKSKIEANEHVSRVMKVQEPYKLANRLFHQKNTIIDVSGNTIGGDKIAVMAGPCSVESEDQIVEIAKSVKESGASFLRGGAFKPRTSPYSFQGLRESGLDLLKIAKEETGLPIVTEIMSTDMIDRFVQDVDIIQVGARNMQNFELLKELGKTKKPILLKRGLSATIEELLMSAEYIMAGGNENVILCERGIRTFENYTRNTLDLSAIPAIKKLSHLPIIVDPSHAAGLWWMVEPLAKAAVAVGADGLIIEVHNDPENAKCDGQQSIKPERFDKLMKDLNKLAYIEKRYVYDPLRV; this is encoded by the coding sequence ATGATAGTTATAATGATGCCGGGAACACCAGAGCAAGAGGTTATGTCACTTAAAAGAAGAATTGAAGATAAGGATGTACGAGTTAGCGTTACAAAAGGTGATAAATACTATGTTTTAGGACTTGTTGGAGATACTACAGCAATTGATAAGAGTAAGATAGAGGCAAATGAACATGTATCTAGGGTTATGAAAGTACAGGAACCTTATAAGCTTGCAAATAGGCTGTTTCATCAAAAAAATACGATAATAGATGTCTCAGGCAACACAATTGGGGGAGATAAAATTGCTGTTATGGCAGGACCATGCTCTGTTGAAAGTGAGGATCAGATAGTTGAAATTGCAAAAAGTGTTAAAGAGAGCGGAGCATCATTTTTAAGGGGAGGAGCTTTTAAGCCAAGAACATCACCTTATAGTTTTCAGGGTTTAAGGGAAAGTGGCCTTGATCTTTTAAAAATTGCAAAGGAGGAAACTGGTCTTCCTATAGTCACAGAAATTATGTCTACAGACATGATTGACAGATTTGTTCAAGATGTTGACATTATACAGGTCGGAGCGAGAAATATGCAAAATTTTGAGCTTCTTAAAGAACTTGGAAAGACGAAAAAACCTATACTTTTGAAAAGAGGATTATCTGCAACGATTGAGGAGCTTTTGATGTCAGCTGAATATATAATGGCAGGTGGAAATGAAAATGTAATACTCTGTGAAAGAGGAATAAGAACCTTTGAAAATTATACAAGAAACACTTTAGATTTAAGTGCCATTCCAGCTATAAAAAAACTCAGCCACCTACCTATAATTGTTGACCCAAGTCATGCAGCCGGACTTTGGTGGATGGTGGAACCTTTAGCAAAAGCTGCTGTAGCAGTTGGGGCGGATGGACTTATAATTGAAGTACACAATGATCCTGAAAATGCAAAATGTGATGGCCAGCAGTCAATAAAACCGGAAAGATTTGATAAACTTATGAAAGACTTGAATAAGTTAGCGTACATTGAAAAAAGATATGTCTATGATCCTTTAAGAGTATAA
- a CDS encoding MerR family transcriptional regulator, translating to MSLKSKTLFTIGEFAKMAGVTLRTLRYYDKIGLLKPSLYNNIGHRLYSKEDFGKLQKILTLKFIGLSLNDISNIMKYDMNQKDLKNSLEIQKDIMENKIDHIQTIIHAITEAINMLNNSNTLDWNKFIKIMNLINTDKKWMQQYKNASNLRARIRIHELYSTNKEGWMNWFFDQLNLSDNISILELGCGDASLWCKNYSKISENWSITLTDFSSGMLEDAKKNLGKRKNRFKFKIVDAQNITFDNASFDVVIANNMLYHVNHIEKAFSEIKRVLKDGGYFFASTAGENHMKEMREIVSKFNWDNLTTQSWNLTKNFQLENGLDMVSKWFKKVKLKRYKDNLFVTDAMPLIDYIFSMPGNTKKFFTEKDIIELKKSLQKKIKTSGGIYITKDTGFFQGRK from the coding sequence ATGTCGCTAAAATCCAAAACTTTATTTACCATAGGTGAATTTGCTAAAATGGCAGGTGTTACCCTGAGAACATTAAGATACTATGATAAAATAGGTTTACTCAAACCATCTTTATATAATAATATCGGTCATAGACTATACAGCAAAGAAGATTTTGGCAAACTGCAAAAAATCTTAACGCTTAAATTCATAGGACTTTCATTAAACGATATTTCTAATATAATGAAATATGATATGAATCAAAAAGATTTAAAGAATTCACTAGAAATTCAAAAAGATATAATGGAAAATAAAATAGACCATATTCAAACTATAATACATGCAATAACAGAAGCTATAAATATGCTAAACAATTCAAATACCCTGGATTGGAACAAATTCATCAAAATAATGAATCTAATAAATACAGATAAGAAATGGATGCAGCAGTATAAAAATGCTTCAAATCTCAGAGCAAGAATAAGAATTCATGAATTATACAGCACAAATAAAGAAGGATGGATGAACTGGTTTTTTGATCAATTAAATTTATCAGATAATATTTCCATATTGGAATTAGGTTGTGGAGATGCAAGTCTCTGGTGTAAAAATTATAGTAAAATTTCAGAAAACTGGAGCATAACCTTAACTGATTTTTCATCTGGTATGCTTGAAGATGCAAAAAAGAATTTAGGTAAAAGAAAAAATCGGTTTAAATTTAAAATTGTGGATGCACAAAATATAACATTTGATAATGCTTCCTTTGATGTTGTTATTGCAAATAATATGCTATATCACGTAAATCATATAGAAAAAGCCTTTTCTGAAATAAAAAGAGTTTTAAAAGACGGCGGATATTTTTTTGCATCAACAGCAGGTGAAAATCATATGAAAGAAATGAGAGAAATTGTTTCAAAATTCAATTGGGACAATTTAACCACACAAAGTTGGAATTTGACCAAAAACTTTCAGCTAGAAAATGGTTTAGATATGGTTTCAAAATGGTTTAAAAAGGTAAAACTAAAAAGATATAAGGATAATTTGTTTGTAACAGATGCTATGCCGCTTATAGATTATATATTCTCTATGCCGGGAAACACAAAAAAGTTTTTCACAGAAAAGGACATAATTGAATTGAAAAAATCTCTACAAAAAAAGATAAAAACCTCTGGAGGTATATATATAACCAAAGATACCGGTTTTTTTCAGGGAAGAAAATAG